One Kitasatospora sp. NBC_01287 DNA window includes the following coding sequences:
- a CDS encoding MFS transporter — translation MPTAPPAPPVEAAPPDPAAASLTARLRSATAESVGGLPPAFWWLWTSTLVNRLGGFVVTFLALYLTVDRGYSAAYAGLVASLFGLGGAIAALVGGVLTDRIGRRPTMLGAQLLTALSTAALGFADGRVMIAAVAFLVGLSSNASRPAISAVIADVVPAADRVRAFALNYWAVNIGFGVSAAVAGLVAAHGYLPLFIADAATTLLCACVVFARVPESHPSAAATPSGQGGQGGPRAAAPAVSLSTVFRDRRFMALVGLTFLVALVFQQGNTTLAVTMGRAGLSTTQFGLVIGLNGLLIVLLQIPVTRMLRGQGRGPLLLVAALLTGWGFGLTAFAGSSALCYAGVVAVWTLGEIIQAPTSMSLVAELAPAHARGRYQGVYSLAWSAASFLGPAAGGFLLDHAGHATVWYGCAALGTAAAGGYLVLGRRADAARQLSG, via the coding sequence ATGCCCACCGCACCACCCGCACCACCCGTCGAAGCCGCACCACCCGATCCGGCCGCCGCCTCGCTGACCGCGCGCCTGCGCAGCGCCACCGCCGAGTCGGTCGGCGGGCTCCCGCCGGCCTTCTGGTGGCTCTGGACCTCGACGCTGGTCAACCGGCTGGGCGGCTTCGTGGTCACCTTCCTGGCGCTCTACCTCACCGTGGACCGCGGCTACTCGGCCGCCTACGCCGGCCTGGTCGCCTCGCTCTTCGGCCTCGGTGGGGCCATAGCGGCCCTGGTCGGCGGGGTGCTGACGGACCGGATCGGGCGCCGGCCCACCATGCTGGGCGCCCAACTGCTCACCGCGCTCAGCACCGCCGCGCTCGGCTTCGCCGACGGACGGGTGATGATCGCCGCGGTGGCCTTCCTGGTCGGCCTGAGCAGCAACGCCTCACGGCCGGCCATCTCGGCGGTGATCGCCGACGTGGTGCCCGCCGCCGACCGGGTGCGGGCCTTCGCGCTCAACTACTGGGCGGTCAACATCGGCTTCGGCGTCTCGGCGGCAGTGGCCGGCCTGGTCGCCGCGCACGGCTACCTGCCGCTCTTCATCGCCGACGCGGCCACCACGCTGCTCTGTGCCTGCGTGGTCTTCGCCAGGGTCCCGGAGAGCCACCCGAGCGCGGCCGCCACGCCGAGCGGGCAGGGCGGGCAGGGCGGGCCTCGGGCCGCCGCCCCCGCGGTCAGCCTCAGCACCGTCTTCCGGGACCGCCGGTTCATGGCCCTGGTCGGGCTGACCTTCCTGGTCGCCCTGGTCTTCCAGCAGGGCAACACCACACTGGCCGTGACCATGGGCAGGGCCGGGCTGAGCACCACCCAGTTCGGACTGGTGATCGGGCTCAACGGGCTGCTGATCGTGCTGCTGCAGATCCCGGTCACCCGCATGCTCCGGGGCCAGGGCCGGGGCCCGCTGCTGCTGGTCGCGGCGCTGCTGACCGGCTGGGGCTTCGGGCTGACCGCCTTCGCCGGCTCCTCCGCCCTCTGCTACGCCGGCGTCGTGGCGGTCTGGACGCTCGGCGAGATCATCCAGGCGCCGACCAGCATGAGCCTGGTCGCCGAACTCGCGCCGGCCCATGCCCGCGGCCGCTACCAGGGCGTCTACTCGCTGGCCTGGTCGGCCGCCTCCTTCCTCGGGCCGGCGGCCGGCGGCTTCCTGCTGGACCACGCGGGCCACGCCA
- a CDS encoding phosphoglyceromutase, with protein MADTTYRLILLRHGESEWNQKNLFTGWVDVDLNEKGEKEAARGGELLAAEGLFPDVVHTSLLRRAIRTSQIALDKADRHWIPVNRSWRLNERHYGALQGKDKAQTLAEFGEEQFQLWRRSYDTPPPVLADDNEFSQAGDARYAEIPSELRPRTECLKDVVERMLPYWYDAIVPDLAAGRTVLVTAHGNSLRALVKHLDGISDEAIAGLNIPTGIPLVYELDADFKPVTAGGRYLDAEAAAAAIEAVKNQGKK; from the coding sequence ATGGCTGACACGACCTACCGACTGATCCTGCTCCGCCACGGCGAGAGCGAGTGGAACCAGAAGAACCTCTTCACCGGCTGGGTCGACGTCGACCTCAACGAGAAGGGCGAGAAGGAGGCCGCGCGCGGTGGCGAGCTGCTCGCCGCCGAGGGCCTCTTCCCGGATGTGGTGCACACCTCGCTGCTGCGCCGCGCCATCCGCACCTCGCAGATCGCGCTCGACAAGGCCGACCGGCACTGGATCCCGGTCAACCGCAGCTGGCGCCTGAACGAGCGCCACTACGGCGCGCTGCAGGGCAAGGACAAGGCGCAGACCCTGGCCGAGTTCGGTGAGGAGCAGTTCCAGCTGTGGCGCCGCTCGTACGACACCCCGCCGCCGGTGCTCGCCGACGACAACGAGTTCTCGCAGGCCGGTGACGCCCGCTACGCCGAGATCCCGAGCGAGCTGCGGCCGCGCACCGAGTGCCTCAAGGACGTCGTCGAGCGGATGCTGCCGTACTGGTACGACGCGATCGTGCCGGACCTGGCCGCGGGCCGCACCGTCCTGGTCACCGCGCACGGCAACAGCCTGCGCGCGCTGGTCAAGCACCTGGACGGGATCTCCGACGAGGCGATCGCCGGCCTGAACATCCCCACCGGCATCCCGCTGGTCTACGAGCTCGACGCGGACTTCAAGCCGGTCACCGCCGGCGGCCGCTACCTGGACGCGGAGGCCGCCGCCGCCGCGATCGAGGCGGTCAAGAACCAGGGCAAGAAGTAA
- a CDS encoding cell wall metabolism sensor histidine kinase WalK: MDVNVAAAAACAIAGLGVGLTASIAFRWSEREQGRGSNSGNGRRSSSASAVHAPLQEPALPPGVDTVLSVLRSCAIVLGEGDEVVKASSAAYSMGLVRGGAVAVEQMLALARATRRDGEIRQVELDVPRPGVARSGEPLSVSVRVAPLGSRLVLVLVEDLTERRRIEAVRRDFVANVSHELKTPVGALSLLSEAVADAADDPEAVQRFAGRMQIEATRLASLVQEIIDLSRVQDDRLLMDPEPVPVDELIAEAMDRCRQQAAAKQIHIAAGGIAGLHLFGDRGQLAAALGNLVENAVNYSPPRTRVAIATRRIASAAAIGEADGELIEISVTDQGIGISEKDRERIFERFYRVDPARSRATGGTGLGLSIVKHVAASHGGTVSVWSVEGQGSTFTVRLPAGQTPAPAASGDAAGTAHDESAHRSPFPDSPLPAPEARS; encoded by the coding sequence ATGGACGTGAATGTGGCCGCCGCCGCTGCCTGCGCCATCGCCGGCCTTGGCGTCGGTCTCACGGCCTCCATCGCCTTCCGCTGGAGCGAGCGCGAACAGGGTCGGGGCAGCAACAGCGGCAACGGTAGAAGAAGTAGCAGCGCGTCAGCGGTGCACGCCCCCCTCCAGGAGCCGGCGCTGCCGCCCGGTGTGGACACGGTGCTCTCGGTGCTGCGCTCCTGCGCGATCGTGCTGGGCGAGGGCGACGAGGTGGTCAAGGCCAGCTCCGCCGCCTACTCGATGGGCCTGGTCCGCGGTGGCGCGGTGGCCGTCGAGCAGATGCTCGCGCTGGCCCGGGCGACCCGCCGGGACGGCGAGATCCGGCAGGTCGAGCTGGACGTCCCACGCCCCGGCGTGGCGCGCTCCGGCGAGCCGCTCTCGGTCTCGGTCCGGGTCGCCCCGCTCGGCTCCCGGCTGGTCCTGGTGCTGGTCGAGGACCTCACCGAGCGCCGCCGGATCGAGGCGGTCCGGCGCGACTTCGTGGCCAACGTCAGCCATGAGCTCAAGACCCCGGTGGGGGCGCTGTCGCTGCTCTCGGAGGCGGTCGCGGACGCGGCCGACGACCCGGAGGCGGTGCAGCGCTTCGCCGGCCGGATGCAGATCGAGGCGACCAGGCTGGCCAGCCTGGTCCAGGAGATCATCGACCTCTCCCGGGTCCAGGACGACCGCCTGCTGATGGACCCCGAGCCGGTCCCGGTCGACGAGCTGATCGCCGAGGCGATGGACCGCTGCCGCCAGCAGGCCGCGGCCAAGCAGATCCACATCGCGGCCGGCGGCATCGCGGGCCTGCACCTCTTCGGCGACCGCGGCCAGCTCGCCGCGGCCCTCGGCAACCTGGTCGAGAACGCCGTCAACTACAGTCCGCCGCGTACCCGGGTGGCGATCGCCACCCGCCGGATAGCCAGCGCCGCCGCGATCGGCGAGGCGGACGGCGAGCTGATCGAGATCTCGGTGACCGACCAGGGCATCGGCATCTCGGAGAAGGACCGCGAGCGGATCTTCGAACGCTTCTACCGGGTGGACCCGGCCCGCAGCCGGGCCACCGGCGGCACCGGCCTGGGCCTGTCCATCGTCAAGCACGTGGCGGCTTCGCACGGCGGAACCGTCTCGGTGTGGAGCGTCGAGGGCCAGGGCTCCACCTTCACCGTCCGGCTCCCCGCCGGACAGACCCCGGCGCCCGCCGCTTCCGGCGACGCGGCGGGCACCGCCCATGACGAATCCGCACACCGTTCCCCCTTTCCTGATTCCCCCCTTCCTGCCCCGGAGGCCCGATCGTGA
- the phoU gene encoding phosphate signaling complex protein PhoU has translation MRDAYHEELDSIGDGLVEMARLVGSAMGRATTALLDADLELAESVIAADEKVNTLHHGLEDTAIDLLARQQPVATDLRIVVTSLRMSADLERCGDLARHVAKVARLRYPDSAVPSDLQPIVLEMGQLAQRLVAKAGQVIATKDVDAALQLERDDDAMDELHRQLFAHLADDRWQHGIETGVDVTLIGRYYERFADHAVSVAKRVVFLVTGEHAGDFVPEQQ, from the coding sequence ATGCGTGACGCTTACCACGAGGAACTCGACTCGATCGGCGACGGCCTGGTCGAGATGGCCCGGCTGGTCGGGTCGGCCATGGGCCGCGCCACCACCGCGCTGCTGGACGCCGACCTGGAGCTGGCGGAGAGCGTGATCGCCGCGGACGAGAAGGTCAACACGCTCCACCACGGCCTGGAGGACACCGCGATCGACCTGCTGGCCCGCCAGCAGCCGGTCGCCACCGACCTGCGGATCGTGGTCACCTCGCTGCGGATGAGCGCCGACCTGGAGCGCTGCGGCGACCTGGCCCGGCACGTGGCCAAGGTGGCCCGGCTGCGCTACCCGGACTCCGCGGTCCCCAGCGACCTGCAGCCGATCGTCCTGGAGATGGGCCAGCTCGCCCAGCGCCTGGTGGCCAAGGCCGGCCAGGTCATCGCCACCAAGGACGTGGACGCGGCGCTTCAGCTGGAGCGCGACGACGACGCGATGGACGAGCTGCACCGCCAGCTCTTCGCGCACCTGGCCGACGACCGCTGGCAGCACGGCATCGAGACCGGCGTGGACGTCACCCTGATCGGCCGGTACTACGAGCGGTTCGCCGACCACGCGGTCTCGGTGGCCAAGCGCGTGGTCTTCCTGGTCACCGGCGAGCACGCGGGCGACTTCGTCCCCGAGCAGCAGTAG